In Acidobacteriota bacterium, one genomic interval encodes:
- a CDS encoding DEAD/DEAH box helicase: MTPFSTNAAIRHPRFGSGQVLLDQGESVVARFEHGIEECLAADLKLIDSLADRMAAGRLDPALHVVTRVLGECIRSVNDAWGVFSRSRIDLLPHQLWVCKRVLESWPTRWLVADDVGLGKTIEAGLILTPLLSSGRVRRLLILAPASLVEQWQVRMREMFDIRLSIYVADADTETSDFWNTQDRVIASAHTLRRDKRNRWDRLFDAKPWDLVLIDEAHHMNVDEQGHRTLSYQLVERLQERGKVHSMVLFTGTPHRGKDTGFLSLLKLLRPDDFDPEQPLEEQIEKLRTVIIRNNKNSVTDMSGALLFTPVRSRRETYAYSPQETRFYEQLTQFITTGKAYSANLGFQDRRMVILILITMQKLASSSVAAVRRALARRLARLRDANAKLEESREDVSRLQKLRDEDNSANLDKINLLEERTAASLSGVDLNPNEIPALEELLAVANEVTNETKIARILSVVDESFADRSVLFFTEYKATQALLMSALHQRYGDGCVTFINGDGFIEDVRDSRGNTADLTEDRRLAAARFNRGEVRFLVSTEAAGEGVDLQESCSALVHVDLPWNPMRLHQRVGRLSRYGQTDRVDVVTVRNPDTVESRIWELLDKKLARINLAFHGAMDDPEDIRQLVIGMASPGMFTKVFSDADSAALRGQTLDDWFDAETATFGSEDAVDTVRNLIGHVARFDFGAVAGQIPRVDLPDLVPFVKAILAVHGRRPDQSDNLRLSFRPPEEWKDDFLISTVDRYDLFFTREPQPKQGEDVAGVGLRVVDRAVRDAVALSAAFATIRGLGDPIFVFSVRDRITGADGAIRAVVVAAQSDADGNWSLVRDWELIQRLNPLANKPRSPVFTNADPALDVSDLIARARQYVVSKIDALDLPFTLPDVDSLACLVPAERRRIR, encoded by the coding sequence ATGACGCCCTTCAGTACGAACGCGGCAATCCGGCATCCCCGCTTTGGTTCCGGACAAGTCCTGCTGGACCAGGGCGAGAGCGTCGTTGCCCGCTTTGAGCACGGAATAGAGGAATGTCTGGCGGCCGACCTCAAACTCATCGACAGCTTGGCGGATCGGATGGCCGCCGGACGGCTCGATCCCGCGCTGCATGTCGTGACCCGAGTCCTCGGTGAGTGCATTCGTTCAGTCAACGATGCTTGGGGCGTCTTTTCCCGATCACGCATCGACTTGCTGCCGCACCAGCTCTGGGTCTGCAAACGCGTACTCGAATCGTGGCCCACGCGATGGCTAGTGGCCGACGATGTCGGGCTTGGCAAAACCATCGAAGCGGGCCTCATCCTCACACCGCTGCTTTCGTCGGGCCGTGTGCGGCGACTGTTGATACTCGCACCGGCCAGTTTGGTCGAACAGTGGCAGGTGCGAATGCGCGAAATGTTCGACATCCGGCTCTCGATCTACGTCGCCGACGCCGACACGGAAACCTCCGACTTCTGGAATACACAGGATCGGGTCATCGCCTCAGCCCATACGTTGCGGCGCGACAAACGCAACCGTTGGGATCGCCTGTTCGACGCGAAGCCCTGGGATCTCGTGCTCATCGATGAAGCCCATCACATGAACGTGGACGAACAGGGCCACCGCACGTTGTCGTATCAACTTGTCGAACGCCTTCAGGAACGTGGCAAGGTCCATTCTATGGTGCTGTTCACCGGCACCCCGCATCGCGGCAAGGACACGGGATTCCTTTCCCTGCTGAAATTGCTACGACCCGATGATTTCGATCCCGAACAGCCTCTCGAAGAACAGATCGAGAAACTCCGCACCGTGATTATTCGTAACAACAAGAACTCCGTCACGGACATGTCCGGCGCGCTGCTGTTCACTCCAGTGCGATCAAGGCGGGAGACGTACGCCTACTCACCGCAGGAGACGCGCTTCTACGAGCAACTCACCCAGTTCATCACAACGGGGAAAGCTTATTCCGCCAATCTTGGCTTCCAAGATCGACGCATGGTGATCCTGATCCTGATCACGATGCAGAAGCTCGCGTCGAGCTCCGTGGCGGCAGTACGGCGGGCTCTCGCTCGACGGCTCGCCCGGCTCCGTGACGCGAACGCCAAGTTGGAGGAATCGCGCGAGGATGTGTCGCGCCTGCAGAAGTTACGGGATGAGGACAACTCGGCAAATTTGGACAAGATCAATCTCCTCGAAGAACGGACGGCCGCGAGCCTCAGCGGAGTCGACCTCAACCCGAACGAGATCCCGGCACTCGAGGAATTGCTCGCGGTGGCAAATGAGGTCACCAATGAGACGAAAATCGCGCGCATCCTGTCCGTGGTCGACGAGTCCTTCGCCGACAGATCCGTGCTCTTCTTTACCGAGTACAAGGCAACCCAGGCGCTACTAATGAGCGCGCTGCACCAACGCTACGGTGACGGGTGTGTGACGTTCATCAACGGCGACGGCTTCATTGAGGATGTACGAGATTCACGCGGCAATACAGCCGACCTGACGGAAGACCGGCGGCTTGCGGCGGCGCGTTTCAATCGGGGAGAAGTTCGCTTTCTCGTTTCTACGGAGGCAGCTGGCGAGGGCGTCGACCTTCAGGAGAGTTGCAGCGCCCTGGTTCATGTGGATCTGCCTTGGAACCCGATGCGTCTGCACCAGCGCGTTGGGCGCTTGAGCCGCTACGGCCAAACCGATCGCGTCGATGTTGTAACGGTGAGGAACCCGGACACCGTAGAGAGCCGGATCTGGGAACTCTTGGACAAGAAGCTTGCGCGAATCAACTTGGCATTCCATGGCGCAATGGACGATCCCGAGGACATTCGCCAGCTCGTAATCGGGATGGCATCCCCAGGCATGTTCACCAAGGTATTCTCCGACGCCGATTCCGCCGCCCTCAGGGGCCAAACGCTCGACGATTGGTTCGATGCGGAAACCGCGACTTTCGGCAGTGAGGACGCCGTGGACACCGTACGTAATCTCATCGGCCATGTCGCTCGCTTCGATTTCGGAGCCGTGGCAGGCCAGATCCCACGCGTGGATCTGCCAGATCTCGTGCCGTTTGTCAAAGCGATCCTCGCCGTGCATGGTCGGCGGCCCGACCAGTCTGACAACCTTCGCTTGAGCTTCCGTCCACCGGAGGAATGGAAGGACGACTTCTTGATCTCCACTGTCGACCGCTATGACCTTTTCTTCACCCGGGAACCGCAACCCAAGCAAGGGGAGGATGTCGCCGGGGTCGGGCTACGGGTTGTCGACCGGGCAGTTCGGGATGCCGTTGCGCTGTCCGCAGCGTTCGCCACGATCCGGGGTTTGGGAGATCCCATCTTCGTATTCAGTGTGCGCGATCGAATCACCGGCGCCGATGGTGCCATTCGCGCTGTCGTTGTCGCTGCCCAATCGGATGCAGACGGGAACTGGAGCCTAGTCCGTGATTGGGAACTGATTCAGCGCCTTAACCCGCTTGCCAACAAACCCCGCAGCCCCGTCTTCACAAATGCCGACCCGGCGCTCGACGTCTCGGATCTCATTGCGAGGGCACGACAGTATGTCGTATCGAAGATTGATGCACTGGATCTCCCGTTCACCCTGCCGGATGTCGACAGCCTAGCTTGTCTTGTACCGGCCGAGCGGAGGCGCATTCGCTGA